CATGCCGCATTGAATTTCACGGATTGACTAACCGGAATACTGGCTGAAACCCGCGGCTGTATAAACAACTTTTGCTGGTCAAATGGCAAATCGAACCGGAAACCCGCCTTTAGCTGAACATTTCCCGTAAGGGCAATATGGTCCTGTGCATAAAAGTTTAGGCGCTGCAAGTTCGTTTCCTGCGAAGAAAGATTGATTTCGGTTGTGTCGTTGACTAACTTCACCTGGTCGGCAAACAGACCGAAGCCCGTTTCCAACGTGTTTAGTTTATCGATGGCAAAACGGTTGGCATTCTTTAAAGAAAACTGCGAAACCTGGTTGTCGGTATTGGAATTGGTCCAGCTGGCGAGTCCTCTTCCCGGACCGAACCGGTTTTGGTAGTCGCTGCGAATTTTGTTATCCAGGTTGGAATATTCGATGGTCAAACTAGAGGTATTTCCTCTGTTCCAGGTTTTTCCGTAGTAAACGGAGCCGCCTAGCTGTCGATTGTCTTCCTGTGTCGATTTCGAAATATCGAATTGAGTATTGGTTCGGTTGAGCGTGTATTTGAACTGGTCTTCACCTCCCAGCAAACTGACGTAAAAAAGGTCGCCATTCTCGCCGCGCGTTGAAAAACGAATGTTGGCGTCATGAAACGTGTAGTCCGGACGTACATTGACGCTGAGAGAATTTTGTCCCTGCCCACCTCCAGGGCCCGGTCCCTGGCCGCCTGTTGTGGTAGTGGTGGTTCCGGTATATTTTACATCATCGGGATTGTAGAGATTGTAATAGGTCTGCCGAAAGGCCAATAAAATGAATGATTTTTTTGAAAGAGGAACTTCCAGCATGCCGTTGGCTGTAACATTATTCAGCGCCAGATTGAGCCCCGGCTTGTAAGTTGAACCGTTTTTCCCGGCAATGTTGACGATGCCACCGACCCGTTCACCATAACGTGCATCATAACCACCCTTCATCACCTGAATATCTTTTACTACCAGCGGGTTCACAGCGCTGATGTTGTCGTTGAAGTTTTTCAATCCCCACAACGTGAATCCATCGAAAAGTACCTGACTGTGCCCTTCGTAACTTCCCCAGATAATCAATCCGTTGGATTGTTCTCCGGCAGCCAGAACACCCGGTTGCAGACGAAGAAGATTGAAAACTGAGTTGTCATCATTTCCCGGAAGGAATTGCACAATCTGGTGATTCAAACGCATTACTCCGGGCGCATTGCCAATTTGCGTGGCTTTCTCGATGACTTTGTTTTCTACAACAATCTCTTTAAGGCCGATACTGGAAGGCGTGAGAACAAACCGGTAGTTATTTCCGGGGGCACAAACGGTGTCGAGTATGTAGTGGCCCAGATGAGAAACCCGCAAGTGAAAAATACTGTCGGTAGAAGAGAGGTAATGAAAACTGCCTTTCAAATCGGTCGCCAGGCCATGGTCGTTTATCAGGACGTTGGAGTAGGCGAGCGGCTCGTGTGTGATGGCTTCCAGCACTTGTCCCGAAAGGGAGAAAGTCTTCGGTGCTTCCGGCTTTTTTTCTTCCGGAAGGATAATAAAAACAGTCCCCCTCTTTCGCCAGGTTAGAGGAAGACCTTTTAGTAGTGCTGCAATAGTTTCTTCGGGTGTATTGTACGAGCCGGAAACGGATACATGATATTGTGATAAAGCGTTGTCGTTGAATGAAAAGTGGAGGTTGTATTTGTCACGTAATCCTATAAGAACCTGGTTCAATGCCATATTTTGTGCACTGATTTCGTATTTCTGAGCGGAGGCAGTAGTTCCAAAAGCAAGAAGAATGAAAATGACGACAACGATTTTTCGCTTCACGGTTTAGTGGCTTTGTTCGATCTGGTATACGTTTTTTGACTGTTTTACAAAGGTAAGCCCAAATGGCTCACAAACGTACTGCAGTACTTCAATAACCGGCATATTTCGTGTGAAATTTCCGCTATAGGTGTAATTCAGGTTATTTCTTACCTTGATTTGAACATTGTACTGCCGTTCAATCTCTTGGAATACCAGTTTAATGGGCGTCCCGGTAAAGATGAACATGTCGTGCATCCAGGCATTCGATTGTTTCACATCGTAGTGCTGCACAACTTTCAGGTTTCCGTCCTTTTCAAGGTATGCATGCTGGTCCGGTTGAAGGATAATATTCTCGTGGGTAACGATGGACTCTACGCGAACTTTTCCGGTGAAGCAGGTCACTTTGTAATCATCGCCGCGGGCATAAATGTTGAAACTGGTTCCCAAAACCGTCACTTCACCGTATTTCGAAACGACATCGAACCGGCTTCCTTTTTGTACTTTAAAGAAACCTTCACCGTCGAGTTTGACAGTGCGGGCGATTTTCCACCAGTAAGGATGGTAGGTGATGGATGAACCGGCATTCAGATTGACCGTTGAACTGTCGGGAAGAAGTGCCAGTAGATGTTGGCCTGCCGGAGCATTGACCGTTTGGCTATAGAACCGGAGAAATGCAGTGGTGGCCAGTAAGACGATGATTACAGCGGCAGCAGCCAGCCTGTAAGGATTCAGCCTTCTGACTTTCTTTTCCGGTTCCTTTCCGGCATTCATTTCCTTCGAAAACGCTTCCCACACATCCTCTTTCGAGCGCGAATACGGATACTCGATTTTGGGATACTGGTCCGGCGAATCTTCGTGGAACTGGTTGTCGTTATATGGTAAATTCTTCTTCATTTAATTCTCCATCGTCTTTTTCAGGAATGCCAGGGCATTCTTCATTCTTTTCTCAACTGCTTTGACACTTAAGCCGAGGCTAGCGGCTATTTCGTGGTATTTTAATTCATCCATCCGGCTCATTAGAAAAACGGTTCGTTGTTTTTCCGGCATTCGCCGAAGTGCGGTTTCATAACGTTTCTCCAGTTCTTTGTACTGGAGTTGAGCTTCCGGACTTTCTTCCTGGTTACGGGAATTATGATGTTGTTTGATGGAAAAATTGACTGCCAGTTTGTGCCGGCGGTACGAGCTGACAAACAAGTCGCTGGCCATTTTATACAACAGACCTTTGATATTGTCTGGCTTTACCAGGTATTTCTTCTCCCATAACCGCATGAACGTATCCTGTGCAATATCGGTGGCTAATTCCGGGTCGCCCGAACGATAGTACACATAATTGCGAATAGCATCAAAATGAGCGTCGAATAATTCTTTAAATTCTTCTTGCGTCAAAGGAACCTTATTTAGTATAAGCGAATTTACAAAACGCTTTTCAATTGTTGCTCTTTAAAGCCCCCGGCATTGCTGCCGGGAGCATGAAAAATGAACTCTGCTGTCCGCCTGAACTCCAAAATGGCGGTTTTTTTAGTACGATAAACTTGTTAGCTAAGCTTTTGTGACAGGCAGAATTCCCGGATGGTCATATCGGTAGTTCCATCGCTGGTGGTTACCGTTACAACATTGTCACAGGTGCCATCACCGTAATCAACTACCGCGAAAACTTCACCGTTTTGCGAGTAGGTAATTTCCCCCTCGGTGATGAAACGACATTCACCTGTTTTAACCAGCGGACTGGTAATGACGTAGCTGTACTCGTTTCCATCCGAATCAATCACCTGAACTGAACCTGTTATTTCAATCACATCATCCGTCGGATCGAGTTCGGTATCCAGACCGGCTACCCAGGTCCGGGTTTTGTCAGATATACGCTGAATCGTGGTTCCGTCAGGCATGGTGAAGGTCAGGTCGCTGGTGCAACTGAAGACTTGCTCAGTCGTCCCATCGCCAGTGTAAACACGGGTGATTGTTCCGTCAATACCGATGGAATCGACACTGAAATCTTCGAACGTAACGGTTCTGGTGGCGCCATCGGTAAACATTGGGGCCGAAATGGTAATGGTAATGATTCCGCTTAGTACGCGACCGTTTGCCAGGACTGTGCTATCGCCGTAATCGACAATGATTGTTTTTGGGAAAGCCGAATCTCCCATGGCGATATTTACTCCCGGGCAAATACCGTTGCGATACCGTTTGTGGAAATTATAATAGTATCCAAAGCCATAGCCCTCTGTCAGATCTGCACTTTTGAGCGTGCTGGAGTAGTCGTTTATTGCAGACTCAGCCGTTGAAATAAAATCAACTTCATAATTTACTTCTTCCGAAACGGCTTCTATGGTACTTTCATCGCTGATGATGGTGGAAACTGATTTGGTCAGTTGGGCATCAGTGATTTCCGGTGTGGATTCGAGGTCAGCCGATTTTTCGGTACAACCAAAAAATGCGATACCGGCCAGTGCGACAAGTGCGAATGCAAGATTTCTCATGTCATTGATGTTTTGGTTAATTATTGATTTTTAACCTTACACCGAATGAGGCATGAGTTACCCTACCTTGTTTCGAAAAAAATATTAAGGAATAATGAGAAGCGACTCCGTTTTGATGGATGATATTGCCTTAGACATTTACCCGGGCCGATTCAGGATGAAAGATAAGTCTGGCAAAAGCACCATGCGATTCGTTATTCCCAATTTGCAATTGCCCGTTGTGCGATTCCATGATTAACTCTGTTAAATGTAGTCCCAGTCCAAAATTGGCATCGTGACGTTGGTAAGCGGAAAACGGTTTGAATGGATGCTCAATGATTTTTTCCGGGAACCCGGCACCTTCATCATTAATGGTGACTTGTAGCACCTGATTCTTTTTACAGATGTCGATGGAGATGGTTCCGTTGGCCGGTGAATGCGAAATGGCATTTTCCAACAGGTTAATCAGCGCCTTGGTGATGTATTTTCTGTCGATGGTCAATACAGTCTCCAATTCTGGTTTATGGTGTAGAATTACCTTTAGGTTATGACATCTGATTTTATCAGACAATTCGGCCAAAGCCAGTTCAACGATTTCATCTAAATCTGTTTCTTCCCGGTTCAACGCCAGTTTGCCTCGTGACCGAAGATTTGAGACATCCAAAGCCATGAAAGAGAATCGTTCGAGCCGTTGTACCGATAAGTCCAGTATCTCTACCAGTTCCTTCGACTCACCAACCATTTGAATGCTCTTGAGCAATGACAGTGAGCCCAGAACGCCGTTGAGTGGCGTCCTGATTTCATGGCTGAGTAGCTGAATAAACTCCGATTTGGCTTTGTCCAACAGGTGCAGCTCTTCGTTGGCTTTCAGCAGTTGCTGATTGAGGCTTTCCAGCTCTTCGGTCCGGTTTTTCACTTCATCTTCCAGCCAGTGATTTACCTCTTTTAGCTTTTTGCGGCTTAGGCTTAATTCCACTTGTGTTTCAACGCGGGCAAGCAGTTCATCGAAGGCAAATGGCTTGCTGATATAATCGACTCCGCCACTTTGAAACCCTTTTTTTATACTCTCCATGTCGGTTTTTGCCGTTAGAAATATCACCGGCGTCTCAGCGTTGTTATCTGACTCTCTAATCTGCTGACAAACGGAAAAGCCATCCATGTCCGGCATCATCACATCCAGCAATATCAGGTCGAAAACTTCCAGCGAGCACCATTCCAGCGCTTCTTCTCCATTCATGGCGTATTCGGGTTGATAGCCCTGTTCCGTCAACAGCTTGGCTAAAATCTGGATGTTACGTGGATTGTCGTCGACGATTAATATTCTTGCGTGATGGTTATTCATAATTTTTCAGTTTTTAGCCTGGCAATAATTTCCGGAAAGGCGTGGAAGAGCGTTTCTTCTTTCTCTATATTGAACGTGTGAAATGCATGCTCCAACTCTTGCAAATAACTTTTTAATTCCGGGTCGTGCATTATTTCTGTTCTCGCAGTAATTTCTTCGATGAACTCCTTCATCATCTTTCGCGGCCTGATTCTCTGCATGCTATTCCATTTTTGCAGTAGTTCGTGTTCATTTTCCTCTGAAATGGCTGAAGCGGATTCATTGCCATGTTGTAAACGGAGGTTGTTTTTTTCGTTAACCGGTGGTAGGCAATTGGCAACTGTTTGAAGGAATTTCTTTCGTTCTATCGGTTTCCTAAGCAGCGCTTTGAACAGATTGGGGTATTGCTCTTTTTCTTCGGCTGTCAGCTCGGAAGCAGTGTAGGCGATAAGTGGAATATCTTGCCATTGCGGATTGTTTTTGATGCTTCGGGCTGTCTCGAAACCACTCATCCCGGGCATCCTTAAATCGATGATTATTAGTTGAGGCTCCATTTGTCTCATTATTTCCAGCGCGTGGGCTCCGTTCTCTGCTTCGGAAATTTTTACCCGGCTTCCGCCGAAAAATTCACGGGTAACTTTTCGGTTGGCGCGATTGTCATCAACGATCAGTATACTGGTGCCGACCTGAATTCGGTTATCGATATTTGATTTTTTCTGACCGACTATTTCATCTGCATCTTTTACAACGGTAATATCGGCTAAGGTGATAGAGAAGGTGCTTCCCTTATTTACTTTGCTTTCAAGCCTGATTTCGCCGCCCATTAGTTTAATCAGCCGGTGTGTGATGGCGAGTCCCAGGCCTGTTCCTCCGTATATTTTACTGTCCTGATTGTCGATTTGCTCAAAAGCCTCGAATATTTTTTTCTGTTCCTTGTCAGCAATTCCGATCCCTGTATCTTCCACACGAAGAAGAATGGTTGAAGAAGTATCGCCTAGATTCGTAGTTGAAACGTCAATCCGGATGTGTCCCTTGTCTGTAAATTTTAATGCATTACTGATTAAGTTGAGCATGATTTGACGAAGCCGGAGTTCGTCCAATTGAAGTACCCGGGGCGTGCTTTCTGAAATCTCAATCAACAACCTGACTCCCTTTTGCGAGGCTTTTAACCGGAATGTGTCGACAATTTCCTTCATCAAAAGACGAATATCAACCGGGCTTTCTTTTAGATCCAGTTTTCCAGCGTCAATCTTCGAGAAATCGAGAACGTCATTAATCAGATTCATCAATACTTTCCCGCTCGATTGCATGGAGGAAAGGTAATCCCGGTGTGTGGGATTCGTAACGCTTTGATTCAGAATTTCGGCGTATCCCAGGATGGCGTTCATCGGGGTTCGTATCTCGTGCGACATGTTGGCCAGAAAGGCACTTTTGATGCGCGTCGCTTCTTCTGCTTTTTCTTTGGCCTGAATTAGTTCTTTTTGAATTTGTTTTCGCTCCGTGAAATTGAGCAAGATACAATGTGAGCGTAGGTAATTTCCCTCTTTGTCATATTGAACACGTCCGGTGACCAAAGCGGTTATCAATTGCCCGTCTTTTCGTTCCAGCGCCAGTTCCAGATCATTGATGTAGCCTTCGTTGGCAAATTTTTCAAAAACAACGGGGAACAATTCTTTTGTTTCGTTACTGAATATCTTCCCAAACGGCTGCCCGATAATATTTTCCCGTGAATAACCGGTGAGTTTGCTCCATTCGTGGTTAATATCCAGGATACAGCCATTTTTGTCAAGTGATTGATAGGCAATGGGAGTGTATTCAAATAAATTTCTGAAGCGGTTTTCACTTTCTATGAGAGACTTTTCTGCCAAATACCTTTCCGTGATGTCATCAATGCTCAGCAGGTATTTTCTCTCTCCCGAAGTTTGTATGGTTGCCGATGAAATCAATACATGCCGGGTGATGTTTGCATTACCGTGTTTGATCTGCATGGTTCCCTCGACCTTGTATTCGCCTGTTCCGCTTTGAATGGTGCGATTGAGTGTTTGCCGAATGGCGCAATGCCTGCAATTGGGAGTCGTTCCGCAAGCATTGGGGTAGGCGTTGACGCAATGTAGGATATCGCCGACTAGTTTGCCAACAAGATCGGAGTCAGAACCAAAGTGACTGAGTTCAGCTCCGGGCTTGTTCATCTTTTCAATCCGGGCCTTCTCGTCCACCAGCATCATGATGATAGGCGTCTGATCGAAAATCGTGTCGAGGATGTTGCTTTTTTCCTCCAGCTCTTGCCTGGTTTGTCTTTCGGGAGTAATATCGCGGTAGCTGAAAACTCTGCCAATGGTGTGCTCTTTTTCTATAACAGGAAGGGAAGTGCGTTCAATTGTTCTTCCGTCTTTTAAATAGAGCGTGTCCGTCTTTTGGTTCTTGCTAAACCTTTCCGGCTTCTCCGAATATCCTTTTATTGTCAGGGAAGAGTTGATAAGTTGACTTTTTGTGAAATCAGATAATTCGGCCGCTGAAGCATCTTTTTTAACAAGAGGCTCCAGGTTCCACATCTTGATTAACTGACTATTGTAATGGATAATTTCTCCATCTGTATTCAGCAGCAAAACGCCTTCGTTGTTGGCCTCCAGTGATGTTTGCAATATTTTTTCCAGTCCCCGAGTTGAATCGCCAGGAGATGAAATTGAATGAACCGACTCTTCGGAAATAGTCTTTAAGTCAGATTCAATCATCTCTTTTAGAGTTGTCAGCGGACGAATGTCGTGGGACTCGATTACTCTTTCGATGGTCAGGTAGCCGAAAATTGATCCGTCATGCCTTTTGATTTGACAACATTCAGGAGATGCTTCAACGGATTTAGTACAGTGAGGAGTGGAGGTAACCGTTAAACGAACAGACGTGTTGATATACAGGGATGTCAGCCGGCAAAGCTTTTGCCATCCTTGTTGAACAATCGAAGAGAGGTGCGGTTTGTCAGAGCTCATGTTCTGTTGTCGCAAACAATTCTAATGGTTCATACTATTGTCGTCCAGGTTTTGGAAAATGATTTTTGGGTGGTCTAAGAGCTCGGT
This Prolixibacter sp. NT017 DNA region includes the following protein-coding sequences:
- a CDS encoding KH domain-containing protein, producing MRNLAFALVALAGIAFFGCTEKSADLESTPEITDAQLTKSVSTIISDESTIEAVSEEVNYEVDFISTAESAINDYSSTLKSADLTEGYGFGYYYNFHKRYRNGICPGVNIAMGDSAFPKTIIVDYGDSTVLANGRVLSGIITITISAPMFTDGATRTVTFEDFSVDSIGIDGTITRVYTGDGTTEQVFSCTSDLTFTMPDGTTIQRISDKTRTWVAGLDTELDPTDDVIEITGSVQVIDSDGNEYSYVITSPLVKTGECRFITEGEITYSQNGEVFAVVDYGDGTCDNVVTVTTSDGTTDMTIREFCLSQKLS
- a CDS encoding ATP-binding protein, giving the protein MSSDKPHLSSIVQQGWQKLCRLTSLYINTSVRLTVTSTPHCTKSVEASPECCQIKRHDGSIFGYLTIERVIESHDIRPLTTLKEMIESDLKTISEESVHSISSPGDSTRGLEKILQTSLEANNEGVLLLNTDGEIIHYNSQLIKMWNLEPLVKKDASAAELSDFTKSQLINSSLTIKGYSEKPERFSKNQKTDTLYLKDGRTIERTSLPVIEKEHTIGRVFSYRDITPERQTRQELEEKSNILDTIFDQTPIIMMLVDEKARIEKMNKPGAELSHFGSDSDLVGKLVGDILHCVNAYPNACGTTPNCRHCAIRQTLNRTIQSGTGEYKVEGTMQIKHGNANITRHVLISSATIQTSGERKYLLSIDDITERYLAEKSLIESENRFRNLFEYTPIAYQSLDKNGCILDINHEWSKLTGYSRENIIGQPFGKIFSNETKELFPVVFEKFANEGYINDLELALERKDGQLITALVTGRVQYDKEGNYLRSHCILLNFTERKQIQKELIQAKEKAEEATRIKSAFLANMSHEIRTPMNAILGYAEILNQSVTNPTHRDYLSSMQSSGKVLMNLINDVLDFSKIDAGKLDLKESPVDIRLLMKEIVDTFRLKASQKGVRLLIEISESTPRVLQLDELRLRQIMLNLISNALKFTDKGHIRIDVSTTNLGDTSSTILLRVEDTGIGIADKEQKKIFEAFEQIDNQDSKIYGGTGLGLAITHRLIKLMGGEIRLESKVNKGSTFSITLADITVVKDADEIVGQKKSNIDNRIQVGTSILIVDDNRANRKVTREFFGGSRVKISEAENGAHALEIMRQMEPQLIIIDLRMPGMSGFETARSIKNNPQWQDIPLIAYTASELTAEEKEQYPNLFKALLRKPIERKKFLQTVANCLPPVNEKNNLRLQHGNESASAISEENEHELLQKWNSMQRIRPRKMMKEFIEEITARTEIMHDPELKSYLQELEHAFHTFNIEKEETLFHAFPEIIARLKTEKL
- a CDS encoding hybrid sensor histidine kinase/response regulator: MNNHHARILIVDDNPRNIQILAKLLTEQGYQPEYAMNGEEALEWCSLEVFDLILLDVMMPDMDGFSVCQQIRESDNNAETPVIFLTAKTDMESIKKGFQSGGVDYISKPFAFDELLARVETQVELSLSRKKLKEVNHWLEDEVKNRTEELESLNQQLLKANEELHLLDKAKSEFIQLLSHEIRTPLNGVLGSLSLLKSIQMVGESKELVEILDLSVQRLERFSFMALDVSNLRSRGKLALNREETDLDEIVELALAELSDKIRCHNLKVILHHKPELETVLTIDRKYITKALINLLENAISHSPANGTISIDICKKNQVLQVTINDEGAGFPEKIIEHPFKPFSAYQRHDANFGLGLHLTELIMESHNGQLQIGNNESHGAFARLIFHPESARVNV
- a CDS encoding FecR family protein → MKKNLPYNDNQFHEDSPDQYPKIEYPYSRSKEDVWEAFSKEMNAGKEPEKKVRRLNPYRLAAAAVIIVLLATTAFLRFYSQTVNAPAGQHLLALLPDSSTVNLNAGSSITYHPYWWKIARTVKLDGEGFFKVQKGSRFDVVSKYGEVTVLGTSFNIYARGDDYKVTCFTGKVRVESIVTHENIILQPDQHAYLEKDGNLKVVQHYDVKQSNAWMHDMFIFTGTPIKLVFQEIERQYNVQIKVRNNLNYTYSGNFTRNMPVIEVLQYVCEPFGLTFVKQSKNVYQIEQSH
- a CDS encoding TonB-dependent receptor; translated protein: MKRKIVVVIFILLAFGTTASAQKYEISAQNMALNQVLIGLRDKYNLHFSFNDNALSQYHVSVSGSYNTPEETIAALLKGLPLTWRKRGTVFIILPEEKKPEAPKTFSLSGQVLEAITHEPLAYSNVLINDHGLATDLKGSFHYLSSTDSIFHLRVSHLGHYILDTVCAPGNNYRFVLTPSSIGLKEIVVENKVIEKATQIGNAPGVMRLNHQIVQFLPGNDDNSVFNLLRLQPGVLAAGEQSNGLIIWGSYEGHSQVLFDGFTLWGLKNFNDNISAVNPLVVKDIQVMKGGYDARYGERVGGIVNIAGKNGSTYKPGLNLALNNVTANGMLEVPLSKKSFILLAFRQTYYNLYNPDDVKYTGTTTTTTGGQGPGPGGGQGQNSLSVNVRPDYTFHDANIRFSTRGENGDLFYVSLLGGEDQFKYTLNRTNTQFDISKSTQEDNRQLGGSVYYGKTWNRGNTSSLTIEYSNLDNKIRSDYQNRFGPGRGLASWTNSNTDNQVSQFSLKNANRFAIDKLNTLETGFGLFADQVKLVNDTTEINLSSQETNLQRLNFYAQDHIALTGNVQLKAGFRFDLPFDQQKLFIQPRVSASIPVSQSVKFNAAWGIYNQFISKSTVIDAVGNYQYLWFGSDGTDVPVLKATHYVSGWSFHGKNFLASLEGYYKDIDGLTQFRTDAETGVQTHVHGKGRSYGLDLFLKKDFHGHSVWLSYSLGKAEEKFLTADYQRAPQDQRHELKLAGIINLKPFYLSANYVYGSGFPLYTDPTDPNSYTEPDYQRTDVAATYRFSTAKISGEVAFSILNLFDNYNVKYSTFETVPIDDTNTLQINTESVPFSPRLSVRLTL
- a CDS encoding RNA polymerase sigma factor; translated protein: MTQEEFKELFDAHFDAIRNYVYYRSGDPELATDIAQDTFMRLWEKKYLVKPDNIKGLLYKMASDLFVSSYRRHKLAVNFSIKQHHNSRNQEESPEAQLQYKELEKRYETALRRMPEKQRTVFLMSRMDELKYHEIAASLGLSVKAVEKRMKNALAFLKKTMEN